The following proteins are co-located in the Gloeocapsa sp. PCC 7428 genome:
- a CDS encoding DUF6391 domain-containing protein: MTTPILDFFGFDNLTRPTQAQDTELIQQLAFIPGIRDILMLRQVHALEHATVWVLSEQSSYQSTDSQLLAGFSTEQGFYLYGHLNQATLRSAVNIALQRLTGGEWNLAVHPRCGTNVSTGILLAAGLAVGFHLLLPRGPVEQMLGLGLAATMATHLAPDVGTLAQRYLTTAIPFNLAVGNIKLTQDAWGKAAYFVEVSWIDRATIN; the protein is encoded by the coding sequence ATGACTACGCCCATTTTAGATTTTTTTGGTTTTGATAATCTGACTCGACCTACGCAAGCTCAAGATACGGAACTTATTCAACAGCTAGCTTTTATTCCAGGAATAAGAGACATTTTAATGCTGCGGCAGGTTCATGCGCTAGAACACGCGACAGTATGGGTACTCAGCGAACAAAGTAGCTATCAATCTACTGACAGCCAATTGTTGGCAGGTTTCTCTACTGAACAAGGATTCTACCTTTACGGTCATTTGAATCAAGCTACCTTACGTAGCGCAGTGAATATTGCATTGCAGCGGCTTACAGGTGGAGAATGGAATCTAGCAGTACATCCCCGCTGTGGGACAAACGTATCAACGGGAATTCTACTTGCAGCAGGACTTGCGGTAGGCTTTCATCTACTTTTACCACGCGGGCCAGTTGAGCAAATGTTAGGGTTAGGTTTAGCAGCAACGATGGCTACTCATTTAGCGCCCGATGTGGGTACACTAGCGCAACGTTATCTTACTACCGCAATTCCGTTTAACTTAGCAGTGGGAAACATCAAGCTGACTCAGGATGCGTGGGGAAAAGCTGCCTATTTTGTGGAAGTCAGTTGG